The following proteins are co-located in the Bradyrhizobium sp. AZCC 2176 genome:
- a CDS encoding TolC family outer membrane protein, whose translation MRGVKAFAGAAASALLLVCMGQAPVLADTIEAALVRAYQNNPQLNAQRAQVRITDENVPQALSGYRPKVAVTASAGYQYTDTLSTQGGTPDVLVRTVINGANPPRSVGATITQTLFNGQQTANRTRAAEGQVSGAREALRALESTVLLSGATIYMDYLRDSAIVEVQKSNVRVLEQTLKQTRDRFNVGEVTRTDVAQSEAQLAAGKTQLLTAEANLTTTRSNFRRIIGNEPVALAPGSPVDRFLPSTLPAAVELGLTQNPTVTAAMFGIDVSYLQVKVAEGALLPTVTLQASVQQSYEQSLIQYRSFGASAITQLNVPIYQGGSEYSLIRQSKETLAQQRLALEQTRDQTRANVVTAWGQLVAGKAQVASAQAQVQASEIALNGVREEAKAGQRTTLDVLNAQQALVNARVALVTAQHDRVVASYSVLDKVGRLSPLVLNLPTTVYDPSVHYHQVRDSWAGVRTPDGR comes from the coding sequence ATGCGTGGGGTGAAGGCATTTGCCGGGGCCGCGGCTTCGGCCCTTCTATTAGTGTGCATGGGCCAGGCGCCCGTCTTGGCCGACACAATTGAGGCAGCGCTGGTGCGCGCCTATCAGAACAACCCGCAACTCAATGCGCAGCGCGCGCAGGTGCGCATCACCGACGAGAACGTGCCGCAGGCGCTGTCGGGCTACCGCCCGAAGGTCGCGGTCACGGCAAGCGCGGGCTACCAATATACGGATACGCTGAGCACGCAGGGCGGCACCCCCGACGTCCTGGTGAGAACCGTCATTAACGGCGCCAATCCGCCGCGCAGCGTCGGCGCGACCATCACGCAGACACTCTTCAACGGCCAGCAGACCGCGAACCGGACCAGAGCGGCTGAGGGGCAAGTTTCCGGTGCGCGCGAAGCGCTGCGCGCACTCGAGTCGACCGTCTTGCTCAGCGGCGCCACGATCTACATGGATTATCTGCGCGATTCGGCGATCGTCGAGGTGCAGAAGAGCAACGTTCGCGTGCTGGAGCAGACACTCAAGCAGACGCGCGACCGCTTCAACGTCGGCGAAGTCACGCGCACCGACGTCGCGCAGTCGGAAGCCCAGCTTGCCGCCGGCAAGACGCAGCTCTTGACCGCGGAAGCCAACCTGACCACGACGCGCTCGAACTTTCGCCGCATCATCGGCAACGAGCCGGTAGCGCTCGCGCCGGGCTCGCCGGTCGACCGTTTCCTGCCATCGACGCTGCCGGCCGCCGTCGAGCTCGGCCTGACGCAAAATCCGACCGTCACCGCGGCGATGTTCGGCATCGACGTCAGCTACCTCCAGGTCAAGGTGGCCGAAGGCGCGCTGTTGCCGACGGTCACGCTTCAGGCCTCTGTGCAGCAATCCTACGAGCAGAGCCTGATCCAATATCGGTCGTTCGGCGCGTCCGCGATCACGCAACTCAACGTTCCGATCTATCAAGGCGGCAGCGAATATTCGCTGATCCGCCAGTCCAAGGAAACGCTGGCGCAGCAGCGTCTGGCTCTCGAGCAGACCCGCGACCAGACCCGCGCCAACGTGGTCACGGCATGGGGACAACTCGTCGCCGGCAAGGCGCAGGTTGCATCTGCACAAGCGCAGGTGCAGGCGTCGGAAATCGCGTTGAACGGCGTGCGCGAGGAAGCCAAGGCCGGACAGCGCACCACACTCGACGTGCTGAACGCGCAGCAGGCGCTGGTCAACGCGCGCGTCGCGCTCGTCACCGCGCAGCATGATCGCGTGGTGGCGTCATACTCCGTGCTGGACAAGGTCGGACGGCTGTCGCCGCTGGTGCTCAACTTGCCAACCACGGTCTACGACCCCAGCGTGCACTATCATCAGGTGCGTGATAGCTGGGCTGGCGTTCGCACACCCGACGGCCGCTGA
- a CDS encoding protein-L-isoaspartate O-methyltransferase family protein produces the protein MSGFATARQKMVDGQVRPSDVTDIRILDAMLAVPREAFVPENKQALAYLDLDLDVGEGSSAKRFLIKPEVLAKMLQAADIKETDRVLVVGCATGYAAAVIARFAPQVSATESDSALAAKAQAILASNGCGNVTVRAAAPADGDPAKAPYDVIVLNGATEIVPEQLYGQLRSGGRLVGVFAMSRPARATIVTCSHGDFGHRTLFDAAAPVLPGMELVPAFVF, from the coding sequence ATGTCCGGTTTTGCGACCGCGCGCCAGAAAATGGTCGATGGTCAGGTGCGTCCGAGCGACGTGACCGATATCCGAATTCTCGATGCCATGCTGGCAGTGCCGCGCGAGGCCTTCGTTCCCGAAAACAAGCAGGCGCTGGCCTATCTGGACCTCGATCTCGACGTCGGCGAGGGCAGTTCGGCCAAGCGGTTCCTGATCAAGCCGGAGGTGCTGGCGAAGATGCTGCAGGCGGCTGACATCAAGGAGACCGACCGCGTCCTGGTGGTCGGCTGTGCCACCGGTTACGCCGCCGCCGTGATCGCCCGATTCGCGCCCCAAGTGTCCGCGACGGAGAGCGATTCGGCGCTGGCCGCCAAGGCGCAGGCGATTCTGGCCAGCAATGGCTGTGGAAACGTAACGGTCCGCGCCGCAGCGCCGGCCGATGGCGACCCGGCGAAGGCACCTTATGATGTCATCGTGCTGAACGGTGCGACCGAAATCGTGCCAGAGCAGCTCTACGGGCAATTGCGCAGTGGCGGCCGATTGGTGGGCGTTTTTGCGATGTCGCGGCCGGCACGGGCTACCATCGTGACCTGCTCGCATGGCGATTTCGGTCACCGGACGCTGTTTGATGCCGCTGCCCCGGTGCTGCCCGGCATGGAACTTGTTCCGGCCTTCGTTTTCTAG
- a CDS encoding choice-of-anchor K domain-containing protein: protein MGKLFNILAVTLLASLVHSQASAATVVNFTGDGKFSNVSNCTGGSPGCSISNDKNVLKMSGATWPGNQSSTLTITDITGTNITTNQNDYTIGKITWVNLATYNTDQNFNVKYTFSLNFTSPNNAFDSQVFNLNIQQTTNPSPDNVFNISQTTLNNLGPFTLNGVTVSDIHFVEFGDGWYDGSRWTNPERGTSTLKIVADFTFATAAPPVPEPSTWAMMILGFGGVGFMAYRRKRGGSAITAA from the coding sequence ATGGGTAAGTTATTTAATATTCTGGCCGTGACGTTGCTCGCCAGTCTGGTTCATTCGCAGGCGAGCGCTGCAACGGTCGTGAATTTCACGGGCGACGGCAAGTTCTCCAACGTGTCGAATTGCACCGGCGGTAGCCCCGGCTGCTCCATTAGCAATGACAAAAACGTGCTCAAAATGTCCGGGGCGACGTGGCCGGGAAATCAGTCGAGCACGCTGACCATTACGGACATCACCGGCACAAACATCACAACGAACCAGAACGATTACACTATTGGCAAGATCACCTGGGTGAACCTGGCGACTTACAACACCGATCAGAACTTCAACGTCAAATACACGTTTTCGCTGAATTTCACATCGCCGAACAATGCGTTTGATTCTCAGGTGTTCAACCTGAACATCCAGCAGACGACCAACCCGTCGCCTGACAACGTGTTCAACATCAGCCAGACGACGCTCAACAACCTGGGCCCGTTCACTCTCAACGGCGTTACGGTTTCCGACATTCACTTCGTTGAATTTGGCGATGGATGGTACGACGGAAGCAGATGGACGAACCCGGAGCGTGGGACGTCGACGCTCAAGATCGTGGCCGACTTTACCTTCGCGACGGCGGCCCCTCCGGTACCGGAACCGTCAACCTGGGCGATGATGATCCTTGGCTTCGGCGGCGTCGGCTTCATGGCCTATCGTCGCAAACGGGGCGGAAGCGCGATCACCGCAGCCTGA
- a CDS encoding anthrone oxygenase family protein, giving the protein MLQMLITGLLWFSAIGCGLLAGLYFAFSTFIMTALGRIGQAAGIAAMNAINAAIVQSLFMPIFLATTAASAALAVTALFRWGEPGAIAMTAGGVLYVLGMFVVTMVFNVPLNNALAAADPASHEAASLWARYLTDWTVWNHVRTVSSTAACALFIAAIAAR; this is encoded by the coding sequence ATGCTGCAGATGTTGATCACGGGGCTGCTGTGGTTTTCCGCGATCGGCTGCGGTCTGCTCGCCGGGCTTTATTTCGCGTTCTCGACCTTCATCATGACGGCGCTTGGCCGCATCGGTCAGGCGGCAGGCATCGCAGCGATGAATGCGATCAACGCCGCGATCGTCCAATCGCTGTTCATGCCGATCTTCCTGGCAACGACGGCTGCGAGCGCCGCTCTGGCGGTGACCGCGCTGTTTCGTTGGGGCGAGCCCGGCGCGATCGCGATGACGGCCGGCGGCGTACTCTATGTGCTCGGCATGTTCGTCGTGACGATGGTCTTCAACGTGCCGCTGAACAACGCGCTTGCCGCGGCCGATCCCGCAAGCCACGAGGCCGCATCGCTGTGGGCGCGTTATCTGACGGACTGGACGGTGTGGAACCACGTGCGGACGGTTTCATCCACGGCGGCTTGCGCGCTGTTCATCGCTGCCATTGCGGCGAGGTAG
- a CDS encoding NmrA family NAD(P)-binding protein has translation MSELPILIIGGAGKTGARVNALLRARGVPTRPVSRSTPVPFDWTRPETWPAALAGVSMAYVTYQPDLAVEGASDAIAEVSRLAHENGLERMVLLSGRGEPGAQRAEAALQQSGIPWTIVRASWFDQNFSESYLLDGVLAGEIALPAGAVPEPFIDADDIAEVVVAALTDRRHAGKVYEVTGPRALTFAQAVAEIAAAAGRPVGYRQIAPEEFAAGMRPHAPDEIIELMLELFTVVLDGRNSDVAHGVEQALGRPARDFSDYVRRTAATGAWRA, from the coding sequence ATGTCAGAACTTCCGATCCTGATTATCGGCGGCGCGGGCAAGACCGGTGCGCGCGTCAATGCGCTGCTAAGGGCGCGCGGCGTCCCGACGCGGCCGGTGTCGCGTTCGACACCGGTGCCGTTCGACTGGACCCGCCCCGAGACATGGCCGGCCGCGCTTGCCGGCGTCTCGATGGCCTATGTCACCTACCAGCCGGATCTTGCGGTCGAGGGCGCCAGTGATGCGATCGCCGAGGTGAGCCGGCTGGCGCACGAGAATGGGCTGGAGCGCATGGTATTGTTGTCGGGGCGTGGCGAGCCGGGAGCGCAACGGGCAGAGGCGGCGTTGCAGCAATCCGGCATTCCCTGGACCATCGTGCGCGCAAGCTGGTTCGATCAGAATTTCTCCGAAAGCTATCTGCTCGACGGCGTGCTGGCCGGCGAGATCGCCTTGCCGGCCGGCGCCGTACCCGAACCGTTCATCGACGCCGATGACATCGCCGAGGTTGTCGTCGCCGCGCTGACGGATCGGCGTCATGCCGGCAAGGTCTATGAGGTGACGGGACCGCGCGCGCTGACATTCGCGCAGGCGGTCGCCGAAATCGCCGCCGCCGCGGGGCGGCCGGTCGGGTACCGGCAGATCGCGCCGGAGGAATTTGCAGCCGGGATGCGGCCCCACGCACCCGACGAAATCATCGAACTCATGCTGGAACTGTTCACTGTCGTGCTCGACGGGCGCAATTCTGATGTCGCGCACGGTGTCGAACAGGCGCTCGGGCGTCCCGCGCGTGACTTTTCCGATTACGTCCGCCGGACCGCGGCGACCGGTGCCTGGAGGGCATGA
- a CDS encoding TetR/AcrR family transcriptional regulator — protein MPRGKAGHKAAEAGTAGLARLVPTQQRSRERFEKILACAAELMAEKGSEAFRMSDVVERSGVPFGSLYQYFPDKTAIIGTLAERYNTVGRDCVRRDLAVVKTARDLHPALCRITDSYYRMFVDVPVMRDIWQATQADRALQRLDEEDGVYLAGLLGDALRRIAPDAPRAALASFSQLIMTLIAATVRHAIAQDAKEAARILTLFKRMLPNNLAALEM, from the coding sequence ATGCCGAGGGGAAAAGCCGGACATAAGGCAGCCGAAGCGGGAACTGCGGGATTGGCGCGCCTCGTCCCGACCCAGCAACGCAGCCGCGAGCGGTTTGAAAAAATTCTCGCATGCGCCGCAGAGCTGATGGCGGAAAAAGGCAGCGAAGCCTTCCGCATGAGCGACGTCGTCGAACGCAGCGGCGTGCCGTTCGGCTCGCTCTATCAATACTTTCCGGACAAGACCGCGATCATCGGCACGCTCGCGGAACGCTACAACACAGTCGGGCGCGACTGCGTCCGGCGCGACCTCGCCGTGGTCAAGACGGCGCGGGATCTGCATCCGGCCCTGTGTCGGATTACCGACAGCTACTATCGGATGTTCGTGGATGTGCCGGTCATGCGCGACATCTGGCAGGCGACGCAGGCCGACCGTGCCCTGCAACGACTTGACGAGGAGGATGGCGTCTATCTCGCCGGGCTGCTCGGCGACGCGCTGCGGCGTATCGCACCCGACGCGCCCAGAGCCGCCCTCGCCTCGTTTTCCCAACTGATCATGACGCTGATCGCAGCGACCGTCCGCCACGCGATCGCGCAGGACGCGAAGGAAGCGGCCCGCATCCTCACCTTGTTCAAGCGGATGCTGCCGAACAATCTGGCTGCGCTGGAGATGTAG
- a CDS encoding tRNA-uridine aminocarboxypropyltransferase → MSEQASSKSGSAEEVVPDCPHCAKPLPLCICDSVTPIESKTSLLILQHPQEQDRALGTARLTAMHFKDAVVKIGLSWPSLSKALGRTVHDPSRWAVLYLGSAKVADLDTDAEIVAINRKGEIEPHQRAILSDIEGVVLLDGTWSQAKALWWRNAWMLKCQRVILGPKRPSRYGKLRKEPRRDGLSTIEAAGLLLAALEKRPAIAEALNASFDRMLARYREVQAEMPELAPKPKKRDFRRRKRG, encoded by the coding sequence ATGTCAGAACAAGCCAGTTCCAAGTCCGGCTCCGCCGAAGAGGTGGTCCCGGACTGTCCGCATTGCGCCAAGCCGCTGCCGCTCTGTATTTGCGACAGCGTCACGCCGATCGAAAGCAAGACCTCGCTCCTGATCCTGCAGCACCCGCAGGAGCAGGACCGGGCGCTCGGCACCGCGCGGCTGACGGCAATGCATTTCAAGGATGCGGTCGTCAAAATCGGCTTGTCCTGGCCAAGCCTCTCCAAGGCGCTGGGCCGGACGGTCCACGATCCCTCGCGTTGGGCTGTGCTTTATCTCGGTTCGGCCAAGGTCGCCGATCTCGACACCGATGCCGAGATCGTCGCGATCAACCGCAAGGGCGAAATCGAGCCGCACCAGCGGGCGATCCTTTCCGACATCGAAGGCGTCGTGCTGCTCGACGGAACCTGGAGCCAGGCCAAGGCGCTATGGTGGCGCAACGCGTGGATGCTGAAATGTCAGCGGGTCATTCTCGGGCCGAAACGCCCGTCGCGTTACGGTAAGCTCCGCAAGGAGCCGCGCCGCGACGGCCTGTCCACCATCGAGGCCGCCGGCCTGCTGCTCGCCGCGCTCGAGAAGCGGCCTGCGATCGCGGAGGCGCTCAACGCAAGCTTCGACCGCATGCTGGCACGCTATCGGGAAGTGCAAGCCGAAATGCCCGAGCTCGCGCCGAAGCCGAAGAAGCGGGATTTTAGGCGCCGCAAGCGCGGCTAA
- a CDS encoding efflux RND transporter permease subunit: MASISEPFIRRPVGTTLLAIGLFLVGMVAYVFLPVSSVPNVDFPMIRVSATRPGADPSVMASTVAAPLERRLGQIAGLDQITSTSSLGSTSIQLQFAIGRNIDRAARDVQAAINASLADLPSDLPSLPRFRKANPAAAPVFVLALTSKTLTTSAMYDVADTVIAQRISQVPGVGEVNVTGADQPAVRIALNPVALSNADIATDDVRLAIISANPLGPVGIFNGGRQSETISTNRQMRTAAEFRDIIVKSSAGNFVRLADVAEVEDSVRNSRSIAWFNKQPAVLIQITKQGDANVIDTVDRVRALLPELKQWLPGGVEISTLVDRTGTIRASVLDMQYTLLATAFLVMVVVFAFLRRLTPTLAAGVSVPLALAGTCAGMWLAGFSIDNLSLMALAISVGFVVDDAIVMIENMYRNLEHGMAPYPAALEGAKQIGFTVLSISLSLIAAFTPLIFMDGIVGRLLREFSLTLTFAIVVSTVVSLTITPMICAHYIKEATSDRATWFDRLVEGTLSRIVAFYTWTLRAVLGFPFLTLIVFFATIALTVVLYIKTPKGYFPTDDSGFVIGATRASPDTSFQAMLGLQQQLADIVMADPAVAGVGSSLGGTAGPGGGGSNRGTMFISLKPPEERAGLSTAQVIDRLRRNLYRVAGIRLFMFAAQDIRTGGRQSDSDYQYTLSSTNLDLLQKWAPLVAKRMETVEGITDISSDRDPGGLQLSLVIDRKTASSLGVRVQDIDNALNNAFAQRQISIIYTQRNQYMVVLEIDPKFQSDPSNLERIYVAGANDAQVPLSAVVRYQRGLSPLAVYHSQSFPSTTVSFNLLPNVPLEVATSNIQRAVEELHMPEGIRGSFDGNAGDFNKTSGRQPLLILGALVAMYIVLGVLYESLAHPITIISTLPSAGLGALLALQVTNTPLTVIAFVGIILLIGIVKKNGIMMVDFALDAERHRGLSSADAIFEACRARFRPILMTTMAALFAGIPLVIATGPGTELRRPLGITIIGGLFVSQILTLYTTPVIYLLIDRLRQRRQPAAVAAPAE; encoded by the coding sequence ATGGCATCGATCTCGGAGCCCTTCATTCGGCGGCCGGTTGGCACCACGCTGCTGGCGATCGGGCTGTTTCTCGTCGGCATGGTCGCCTATGTCTTTCTGCCGGTCTCGTCGGTGCCCAACGTCGACTTCCCGATGATCCGGGTGTCCGCCACGCGTCCCGGCGCCGATCCTTCCGTGATGGCCTCGACCGTTGCCGCGCCGCTGGAACGCCGGCTCGGCCAGATCGCGGGCCTCGACCAGATCACCTCGACCAGTTCGCTCGGCTCCACCAGCATCCAGTTGCAGTTTGCGATCGGCCGCAACATCGACCGCGCGGCGCGCGACGTGCAGGCGGCGATCAATGCGTCCCTGGCCGACTTGCCGAGCGACCTGCCGTCGCTGCCGCGGTTCCGCAAGGCCAATCCTGCCGCCGCGCCGGTATTCGTGCTGGCGTTGACGTCGAAGACGCTGACCACCAGCGCGATGTACGACGTGGCCGACACCGTGATCGCGCAGCGCATCTCGCAGGTGCCGGGCGTCGGCGAAGTCAACGTCACCGGCGCCGACCAGCCGGCGGTGCGGATCGCGCTCAATCCGGTGGCGCTGTCGAATGCTGATATCGCGACCGACGACGTCCGGCTTGCGATCATCAGCGCCAATCCGCTGGGACCGGTCGGCATCTTCAACGGCGGCCGTCAGAGCGAGACGATCTCGACCAACCGGCAGATGCGCACCGCGGCCGAATTCCGCGATATCATCGTCAAGAGCTCGGCCGGCAATTTCGTCCGTCTCGCCGACGTCGCCGAGGTCGAGGATTCCGTCCGCAACAGCCGCTCGATCGCCTGGTTCAACAAGCAGCCGGCGGTCCTGATCCAGATCACCAAGCAGGGCGACGCCAATGTGATCGACACCGTCGATCGGGTGAGGGCGCTACTCCCCGAACTGAAGCAGTGGCTGCCCGGCGGGGTGGAAATATCGACGCTGGTCGATCGCACCGGCACCATCCGCGCCAGCGTGCTCGACATGCAATATACGCTGCTGGCGACCGCCTTCCTGGTGATGGTGGTGGTGTTCGCGTTCCTGCGGCGACTGACGCCGACCCTTGCGGCGGGTGTTTCGGTGCCTCTGGCGCTGGCCGGGACCTGCGCCGGCATGTGGCTCGCCGGATTCTCGATCGATAATCTGTCGCTGATGGCGCTCGCGATCTCGGTCGGTTTCGTGGTCGACGACGCCATCGTCATGATCGAGAACATGTACCGGAATCTCGAACATGGCATGGCGCCGTATCCGGCCGCCCTCGAGGGCGCCAAACAGATCGGCTTCACCGTGCTCTCGATCAGCCTGTCCTTGATCGCGGCGTTTACGCCGCTGATCTTCATGGACGGCATCGTCGGCAGGCTGTTGCGCGAATTCTCGCTGACGCTGACCTTCGCCATTGTGGTATCGACCGTGGTCTCGCTCACGATCACGCCGATGATCTGCGCCCACTATATCAAGGAGGCGACTTCCGATCGCGCGACCTGGTTCGACCGCCTGGTCGAGGGCACGCTGTCGCGCATCGTTGCCTTCTACACCTGGACGCTGCGGGCGGTGCTGGGATTCCCGTTTCTCACGCTGATCGTGTTTTTTGCGACCATCGCGCTGACGGTGGTGCTGTATATCAAGACACCGAAGGGGTACTTCCCGACCGACGACAGCGGTTTTGTGATCGGCGCGACACGCGCATCCCCCGACACCTCGTTCCAGGCGATGCTCGGGCTGCAGCAGCAACTGGCCGACATCGTGATGGCCGATCCGGCGGTCGCCGGCGTCGGCTCGTCGCTCGGCGGCACCGCCGGTCCGGGCGGCGGCGGCTCCAACCGCGGCACCATGTTCATCAGCCTGAAGCCACCCGAGGAGCGGGCGGGCCTATCGACCGCACAGGTGATCGATCGCCTGCGGCGCAATCTCTACCGGGTCGCCGGCATCCGGCTGTTTATGTTCGCCGCGCAGGACATCCGCACGGGTGGCCGGCAGAGTGATTCCGACTATCAATACACGCTGTCGAGCACCAACCTCGATCTGCTGCAGAAATGGGCGCCGCTGGTCGCCAAGCGGATGGAGACGGTGGAGGGTATCACCGACATCTCCAGTGACCGCGATCCCGGCGGGCTGCAATTGTCGCTGGTGATCGACCGCAAGACCGCCTCGAGCCTCGGTGTTCGCGTGCAGGATATCGACAACGCCTTGAACAACGCGTTCGCGCAGCGGCAGATCTCGATTATCTATACCCAGCGCAACCAGTACATGGTGGTGCTTGAGATCGACCCGAAATTCCAGAGTGATCCCTCCAACCTGGAACGCATCTATGTGGCCGGCGCCAACGATGCGCAGGTGCCGCTATCGGCCGTGGTGCGCTACCAGCGCGGCCTGTCGCCGCTCGCGGTATATCATTCGCAATCGTTCCCCTCGACGACGGTCTCGTTCAATCTTCTGCCCAACGTACCGCTGGAGGTCGCGACCTCGAACATCCAGCGCGCCGTCGAGGAACTGCACATGCCGGAAGGCATCCGCGGCAGTTTTGACGGCAATGCCGGTGATTTCAACAAGACCAGCGGCCGACAGCCGCTATTGATCCTCGGCGCGCTGGTGGCGATGTATATCGTGCTCGGCGTGCTCTATGAGAGCCTGGCCCACCCGATCACGATCATCTCGACCTTGCCGTCCGCCGGCCTCGGCGCGCTGCTGGCGCTGCAGGTGACCAACACGCCGCTGACGGTGATCGCCTTTGTCGGCATCATCCTGTTGATCGGCATCGTCAAGAAGAACGGCATCATGATGGTCGATTTCGCGCTCGACGCCGAACGCCACCGCGGCCTGTCGTCGGCGGACGCGATCTTCGAGGCGTGCCGCGCCCGGTTCCGGCCGATCCTGATGACGACGATGGCCGCCCTGTTTGCCGGCATCCCGCTGGTCATTGCCACCGGCCCCGGCACCGAGCTGCGCCGGCCGCTCGGCATCACCATCATCGGCGGCTTGTTCGTGTCGCAGATCCTGACGCTCTACACCACGCCGGTGATCTACCTCCTGATCGACCGGCTGAGGCAGCGACGCCAGCCGGCCGCGGTCGCCGCGCCCGCCGAATAG